TCGGTTTTGAAGTTGAGAATGATATGTTTGCCGAACATTCTTGGTATTTCCGAAATGCGCTTGTTCGCGCAAATTACAACGATTGGACTCATAATATTCATGCTACACAAGAATTCTTAATGAAGTTCTTTGGGAATCTTTTACTTGGCGAAAATAACGAACTCAAAAACAGGTATATGAGAATTGATTGGGTAGAAAATGTCCCTGCAAACTTTCAAAATGGTGATGTAAATCAAGAAAAGTTGGGTGTAAATCAAGAAAAGTTGGGTGTAAAGTTGGGTGTAAATCAAATGAAAATTATTGAATTTATAAAAACTAATCCTAAAATTACTATTATTGAACTCTCAAAACAACTTCAAATATCAAACACCGCAATAGAAAAAAATCTTACCAAACTTAAATCACTCAATATTCTTGTCCGCAAAGGCGCCGACAAAAACGGCTTTTGGGAAATTAAATAACGATCGCTAACCACTAAAAAGAAAAGCAAGAAAATGAAAGATTGTTGTAGCAATCGTTCAAAATGTTGTAACTATTTTATGTTCAACGAAAAATACCGGAAATTACAGTTTGTTTCGACAAACTAACAAAAGCCGCCTCTATTTTGAGGCGGCTTTTTTCTATATACGGCAGACGAAACAAAGTTGCGGTTTCGTCTTTGTTGGGAAACGGCGGCAAATTTCACCGCGTTTCATTTTTGTCGGTATGTCGAAAGAAATTCTTTCAACCTTCCGATCGCTTCTTCAAGCACTTTGGTTTCAGCCAAAAATACTAATCTGAAATGGTCGGGAGCAATCCAATTAAACCCCGTTCCGTTAACCAAAAGAACCTTTTTTTCTATCAAAAAATCAAGTACAAACTGCTGATCGTTTGTTATGTTAAATTTTTTTGCATCAATTTTTGGAAACAAATACAAAGCGCCTTTCGCTTTCACACAGTCGATTCCTTCAATTTCGTTTAGAAATTTCGACGCCGTATCGTTTTGCTCGTAAAGCCGTCCGCCTTTGACGATGTGATTGCTCATCTGCGTATCGTTTTCCAAAGCCGATTTGCATGCAAATTGCGCCGGAACATTTGAGCAAAGCCGCATTGAAAGCAGTGTCGTAATTCCGTCCAAATAATCGTACATATGAGTTTTATCACCGCTCACGACAAGCCATCCGCCGCGAAATCCGCAAGCCAAATGCGTTTTTGAAATTCCGTTAAACGTAAAACAAGGATGCATTCCGGCAAATTCAGCTAATGAGTAATGAACCTCGTCGCCGTATAAAATTCTATCATAGATTTCGTCCGAAAAAATCAGCAAATTATATTTCTGAGCGATCGCGACAATTTCCTTAAGGATTTGCGGACTGTAATTTGCGCCGGTAGGATTGTTAGGATTTATTACCACGATTGCACGAGTTTTTTTTGTGACCTTCGCCTCAATATCGGCAATGTCGGGATGCCAGTCGTTTTCTTCCCTGCAAATGTAATGAACCGCCTTTGCGCCGCAAACATTTACAGCCGCCGTCCAAAGCGGATAATCCGGCGCAGGCAAAAGCATTTCATCGCCTTTGTTCAGCAACGCCTGCATACAGGAAGTAATAAGTTCGCTTGCCCCGTTCCCGATAAAAATATCATTGGGTGAAACGTTTTGCGCGCCTTTCTTTATGTGGTATTCCGCTATTTTCTCACGAACTTCCGCTACACCCTTTGAATGAGAATACGATTGTCCGCCTTCAAGTCCAAGCAAATTTTCACGCATCGCTTCAAGCAACGAGGAATCGACGTTAAAGCCGAAATTTCCCGGATTTCCGATATTAAGTTTAATAACCTGCTGCCCCTGCGATTCCAATTCGTAAGCCATGTCCAAAACAGGTCCTCTTATCGCATAACTTACCCCCGCCATTCTTTCGGAACGAGTTATCAACACCTTACACTCCTTTTAATTATCTTCAAGTTCCCCGTCAATTCCAATCGGTCGAAGAGATTGTTGTCCCGCCGATATCGCTTCAAAATCTTCTGTTTCTTCTATTTTGTCTTCAAAAAACATTGATTTCGCCAAAAAATCCCGTTCTTCAAGAGTTTC
This DNA window, taken from Chitinispirillales bacterium, encodes the following:
- a CDS encoding pyridoxal phosphate-dependent aminotransferase, with the protein product MLITRSERMAGVSYAIRGPVLDMAYELESQGQQVIKLNIGNPGNFGFNVDSSLLEAMRENLLGLEGGQSYSHSKGVAEVREKIAEYHIKKGAQNVSPNDIFIGNGASELITSCMQALLNKGDEMLLPAPDYPLWTAAVNVCGAKAVHYICREENDWHPDIADIEAKVTKKTRAIVVINPNNPTGANYSPQILKEIVAIAQKYNLLIFSDEIYDRILYGDEVHYSLAEFAGMHPCFTFNGISKTHLACGFRGGWLVVSGDKTHMYDYLDGITTLLSMRLCSNVPAQFACKSALENDTQMSNHIVKGGRLYEQNDTASKFLNEIEGIDCVKAKGALYLFPKIDAKKFNITNDQQFVLDFLIEKKVLLVNGTGFNWIAPDHFRLVFLAETKVLEEAIGRLKEFLSTYRQK